In Vibrio sp. FE10, the following are encoded in one genomic region:
- a CDS encoding HIT family protein — translation MINCIACSISKGIEQSHVIYESDDIICFLDHRPITRGHILICPKEHFVDFWDLPENVSRKIFSKAKELSILLKYCFGADGLSMIQNNGEFNELSHFHLHLFPRKKGDGFSWVSSNGSIVSAEDLQEVKDKILSFNLYTRDH, via the coding sequence ATGATTAATTGCATTGCTTGTTCAATTTCAAAAGGTATAGAACAGTCTCACGTAATTTATGAATCTGACGATATTATATGTTTTTTAGATCATCGACCGATTACTAGAGGGCATATTTTAATTTGCCCCAAAGAACATTTCGTAGATTTTTGGGATTTACCTGAAAATGTATCTAGAAAGATATTTTCAAAGGCAAAAGAGTTAAGTATATTATTAAAGTACTGTTTCGGTGCCGATGGTTTATCAATGATTCAGAATAATGGAGAGTTCAACGAACTGTCTCACTTCCATTTACATTTATTTCCTAGGAAAAAGGGTGATGGTTTTAGTTGGGTTTCTTCTAATGGTTCGATTGTAAGTGCAGAAGATCTTCAGGAAGTTAAGGATAAAATACTTAGTTTTAATTTATATACCCGTGATCATTGA